A single window of Cytobacillus dafuensis DNA harbors:
- a CDS encoding UDP-glucose dehydrogenase family protein yields the protein MKNITIVGTGHVGLVTGVTLAEIGHQVICYDINEHNIAQMKKGISPFYEPDLNDLLKKNLTNNQLFFTNDSKLALADADVIYITVGTPTAQNGSVDLSNIKEAAKTIAENIKKQETIVVTKSTVPVGTNTFIKQLIEENLTNEVMINIVSNPEFLREGSAIYDTFYADRIVIGSDSKEAASIIEEIHRPFGRTIFMTDLLSAEMIKYSSNAFLATKISFINEIANLCENIGANIEDVSLGMGLDSRIGTPFLKAGIGFGGSCFPKDTRGLIEKATEAGQSLDILEAVLKVNKQQKYLLLNKALQRFGNLKDKKIALLGLAFKPNTSDVRGSIAIEIASELTMQGAIVTAYDPLVLEEAKQVLGEKIHYAPSIEEAITNSDMVFIATEWDEFKDFPLEKYEILMNHPIIFDGRNCFSLEMVSKYHIEYYSVGRAILK from the coding sequence ATGAAGAATATAACGATTGTTGGGACTGGGCATGTAGGACTGGTTACTGGCGTGACTCTAGCAGAAATAGGCCATCAAGTTATTTGTTATGATATTAATGAACATAATATTGCACAAATGAAAAAAGGGATATCCCCCTTTTATGAGCCTGATTTAAATGATTTATTGAAAAAAAACCTTACTAACAACCAATTATTCTTTACAAATGATTCTAAATTAGCATTAGCAGATGCCGACGTTATTTATATTACAGTAGGAACCCCTACTGCCCAAAATGGAAGTGTTGACCTTAGCAATATCAAAGAGGCCGCAAAAACGATTGCTGAAAACATTAAGAAGCAAGAAACAATCGTAGTCACGAAAAGCACTGTTCCCGTTGGCACAAATACATTCATTAAACAGTTAATTGAAGAGAATTTAACAAATGAAGTGATGATCAATATTGTATCGAATCCTGAGTTTTTAAGAGAGGGTTCCGCAATTTATGATACCTTTTATGCAGATCGGATTGTGATCGGGTCCGATAGTAAAGAAGCAGCATCGATTATTGAGGAAATACATCGACCTTTCGGAAGAACTATTTTTATGACGGATCTACTAAGTGCTGAGATGATTAAATATAGCTCAAATGCTTTTTTAGCAACCAAGATCAGTTTCATTAATGAAATCGCAAACTTATGTGAAAATATTGGCGCCAACATAGAAGATGTATCACTTGGAATGGGACTAGATTCACGAATAGGAACTCCATTCTTAAAAGCTGGAATTGGATTCGGGGGCTCTTGCTTCCCTAAAGACACTCGTGGTCTAATTGAAAAAGCTACTGAAGCTGGACAATCACTTGATATTTTAGAAGCTGTACTAAAGGTAAATAAACAACAAAAATATTTATTACTGAATAAAGCACTGCAACGTTTTGGCAATTTAAAAGATAAAAAAATAGCATTACTAGGGTTAGCTTTTAAACCGAATACAAGCGATGTACGTGGATCCATTGCCATTGAAATAGCTTCCGAGCTAACTATGCAGGGCGCAATCGTAACGGCTTATGACCCGTTAGTACTGGAAGAAGCAAAGCAAGTTTTGGGCGAAAAGATTCATTATGCTCCATCCATTGAGGAAGCCATAACAAATTCAGACATGGTTTTTATCGCGACTGAGTGGGATGAATTCAAAGACTTCCCTCTCGAAAAATATGAAATATTAATGAATCATCCAATTATTTTTGACGGAAGGAATTGTTTTTCCTTAGAGATGGTTTCTAAATATCATATTGAATATTATTCAGTAGGCAGAGCTATTTTAAAATAA